One genomic window of Tenacibaculum tangerinum includes the following:
- a CDS encoding ZIP family metal transporter, giving the protein MDSFDQLVNFGKEHPIQAALYASLFTWGLTALGASLVFFFKKLNRAVLDGMLGFTGGVMVAASFWSLLAPAIENSPGEGFVKVLPAAIGFALGALTLFGMDKSLPHLHINFGEEEVEGVKTNWHKTTLLVLAITLHNIPEGLAVGVLFGAASSLVGAEQTEMIIAAISLAIGIGIQNFPEGFAVAMPLRRQGVSRFKSFWYGQMSAIVEPIAAVLGAVAVSFFTPILPYALAFAAGAMIFVVVEEVIPETQRDKYTDIATLGFIGGFIVMMSLDVGLG; this is encoded by the coding sequence ATGGATTCATTTGATCAATTAGTAAATTTTGGAAAAGAGCACCCAATACAGGCAGCATTATACGCATCGCTATTCACATGGGGCTTAACTGCTTTAGGAGCAAGTTTGGTATTCTTTTTTAAAAAATTAAACCGAGCAGTTTTAGATGGAATGTTGGGTTTTACAGGAGGCGTAATGGTTGCAGCAAGTTTTTGGAGTTTGTTAGCACCTGCCATAGAAAATAGTCCAGGCGAAGGATTTGTAAAAGTACTTCCTGCTGCAATAGGTTTTGCGCTGGGTGCACTAACACTTTTTGGGATGGACAAATCATTACCTCATTTGCATATTAATTTTGGAGAAGAGGAAGTAGAAGGGGTAAAAACAAATTGGCACAAAACAACATTGTTGGTGCTGGCAATTACGCTGCATAATATTCCAGAAGGCTTGGCTGTAGGGGTGTTGTTTGGTGCGGCTTCATCGTTAGTGGGGGCAGAGCAAACAGAAATGATTATCGCCGCTATTTCCTTAGCTATTGGTATTGGAATTCAAAATTTTCCAGAGGGATTTGCTGTCGCGATGCCTTTAAGAAGACAAGGCGTAAGTCGCTTTAAAAGTTTTTGGTACGGGCAAATGTCGGCTATTGTAGAGCCCATAGCGGCAGTTTTAGGAGCGGTAGCAGTATCGTTTTTCACACCTATTTTGCCCTATGCCTTAGCATTTGCAGCAGGGGCGATGATTTTTGTGGTGGTTGAAGAAGTAATTCCAGAAACACAACGTGATAAGTATACCGATATCGCAACGCTAGGTTTTATTGGCGGATTTATAGTAATGATGTCGTTAGATGTAGGATTGGGGTAG
- the kbl gene encoding glycine C-acetyltransferase, with product MYGKIKEHLQQEIQDIKDAGLYKSERIITSSQDAVIKISTGEEVINFCANNYLGLSNHPEVIQAAKDTMDTHGFGMSSVRFICGTQDIHKQLEKKIADFYTTEDTILYAAAFDANGGVFEPLLTKEDAIISDSLNHASIIDGVRLCKAARYRYNNNDMASLEEQLIEANKQGHRFKIIVTDGVFSMDGIVAKLDEICDLADKYDAMVMVDECHAAGFIGKTGRGTVELKNVMDRVDIVTGTLGKALGGAMGGYTTGKKEIIEILRQRSRPYLFSNSLAPAIVGASLKVFDLLSNDTSLRDKLEWNTNYFRVEMEKAGFDLVGADAAIVPVMLYDAKLSQVMANKLLEEGIYVIGFFYPVVPKEQARIRVQLSAAHEKEHLDKAINAFIKVGKELNVI from the coding sequence ATGTACGGAAAAATTAAAGAACACCTACAACAAGAAATTCAGGATATTAAAGATGCTGGATTATATAAATCAGAGCGAATTATCACGTCGTCTCAAGATGCAGTCATTAAAATTTCTACAGGAGAAGAAGTAATTAATTTCTGTGCCAACAACTACCTAGGGCTGTCAAATCACCCAGAAGTAATTCAAGCAGCTAAAGATACGATGGATACACACGGGTTTGGAATGTCGTCGGTTCGTTTTATCTGCGGAACACAAGATATTCACAAACAATTAGAGAAAAAAATTGCCGATTTTTACACCACAGAAGATACCATATTATATGCGGCAGCTTTTGATGCCAATGGAGGAGTATTTGAACCTTTGTTAACCAAAGAAGATGCAATTATTTCCGACAGTTTAAATCATGCATCAATTATTGATGGTGTACGCTTGTGTAAGGCAGCACGTTATCGTTATAATAATAATGACATGGCATCTTTAGAAGAGCAGTTAATTGAGGCAAATAAACAAGGTCACCGTTTTAAAATTATTGTAACTGATGGAGTTTTCTCTATGGATGGTATCGTAGCAAAATTAGACGAGATTTGTGACTTGGCAGATAAGTACGATGCTATGGTAATGGTAGATGAATGTCATGCTGCTGGATTTATTGGTAAAACAGGCCGCGGAACGGTAGAGTTAAAAAATGTAATGGACCGTGTTGACATTGTTACAGGAACCCTTGGAAAAGCATTGGGTGGAGCCATGGGAGGATATACTACTGGTAAAAAAGAAATCATTGAAATTTTACGTCAGCGTTCTCGTCCGTATTTGTTTTCAAATTCCTTAGCGCCAGCTATCGTAGGAGCATCGCTAAAGGTATTCGATTTATTATCAAACGATACCAGCTTAAGAGATAAACTAGAATGGAACACCAATTATTTCCGTGTAGAAATGGAAAAAGCAGGGTTTGATTTAGTAGGGGCAGACGCAGCTATTGTACCAGTAATGTTATATGATGCAAAATTGTCGCAAGTAATGGCAAATAAGTTGTTAGAAGAAGGCATTTATGTAATCGGTTTTTTCTATCCTGTAGTGCCAAAAGAACAAGCTAGAATTCGTGTGCAATTATCGGCAGCTCATGAAAAAGAACATTTAGACAAAGCTATAAATGCATTTATTAAAGTAGGAAAAGAGCTAAACGTAATATAA
- a CDS encoding class I SAM-dependent methyltransferase, whose product MDESYKVGDLIYDANVYDGMNTNLNDLAFYKKWLPKNEDARILELCCGTGRLTIPIAKEGYNICGVDFTSSMIERAKHKALEAGLEITFIKEDIRNLHLREKYDVIFIPFNSIHHLYKNEDLFKVFETVKNHLKDEGIFLFDCFNPNIQYIVEGEKELKKIANYITSDGREVQVKQSMRYENKTQINRIEWHYFINNEFDSIQNLDMRLYFPQELDSYLKQHGFTIIDKYGSFKEQEFNDSSEKQIFICKTEFKLSQQKIN is encoded by the coding sequence ATGGATGAGAGTTACAAAGTTGGGGATTTGATTTATGATGCGAATGTTTATGATGGAATGAACACGAATTTAAACGACTTAGCGTTTTATAAGAAGTGGTTGCCAAAAAACGAAGATGCTCGTATTCTCGAACTTTGCTGTGGAACAGGAAGACTTACAATTCCGATTGCAAAAGAAGGATATAATATTTGTGGAGTTGATTTCACTTCTTCTATGATTGAACGGGCAAAGCATAAGGCACTCGAAGCTGGATTAGAAATTACCTTCATTAAGGAAGACATCAGAAATTTACATTTAAGAGAAAAATACGATGTTATTTTTATTCCATTTAATTCAATTCATCATTTATATAAGAATGAAGATTTATTTAAAGTATTTGAAACGGTAAAAAATCATCTAAAAGATGAAGGTATATTTTTATTTGACTGCTTTAACCCCAATATTCAGTATATAGTTGAAGGAGAGAAAGAACTCAAGAAAATTGCTAATTATATCACTTCTGATGGAAGAGAAGTGCAGGTAAAACAATCTATGCGATATGAAAATAAAACACAAATTAATCGCATAGAATGGCATTATTTCATCAATAATGAGTTCGATTCAATTCAAAATTTGGACATGAGATTGTATTTCCCACAAGAATTAGACTCGTATCTGAAACAACATGGCTTTACAATTATTGATAAGTATGGTAGTTTTAAAGAACAGGAATTTAACGATAGCTCTGAAAAACAAATATTTATTTGTAAAACTGAGTTTAAACTCTCGCAACAAAAGATAAACTAG
- a CDS encoding metal-dependent transcriptional regulator, with protein sequence MFSQSEENYIKTMYHLAAYYKKGISTNAIAKKIDTKASSVTDMVKKLSEKNVVSYKKYQGVTLTDFGKKIAANIVRKHRLWEVFLVEKLNFSWDEVHEVAEQLEHIKSPKLINELDAFLGYPKRDPHGDPIPDKEGNLQVIEKSLLSTLQKNETGICVGVDDSSSEFLRFLDKQEIALGKQLKVIEKEPFDGSLVIEMDGKTLSVSSKIASNLYIQKSR encoded by the coding sequence ATGTTTAGTCAGTCTGAAGAAAATTACATAAAAACAATGTATCACTTAGCTGCCTATTATAAGAAAGGAATCAGCACTAATGCCATAGCAAAAAAAATAGATACAAAGGCATCTTCGGTAACCGATATGGTTAAAAAGCTATCTGAAAAAAATGTAGTTAGCTATAAAAAATACCAAGGAGTAACCTTAACCGATTTTGGAAAAAAAATAGCAGCGAATATTGTTCGCAAACATCGCTTGTGGGAAGTTTTTTTAGTAGAAAAGCTCAACTTTTCTTGGGATGAAGTGCATGAAGTAGCAGAGCAGTTAGAGCATATTAAATCTCCAAAACTCATTAATGAATTGGATGCTTTTTTAGGATACCCGAAAAGAGACCCACACGGAGACCCCATTCCAGATAAAGAAGGAAACTTACAAGTCATAGAAAAAAGCTTATTGTCTACGTTACAAAAAAATGAAACAGGAATATGCGTTGGGGTAGACGATAGTTCTTCAGAATTTTTACGCTTTTTAGATAAGCAGGAAATAGCCTTAGGAAAACAACTAAAAGTGATAGAAAAAGAACCTTTCGATGGTTCTTTAGTCATAGAAATGGACGGTAAAACTCTTTCGGTATCGAGTAAAATTGCAAGCAATTTATATATTCAAAAATCACGATAA
- a CDS encoding beta clamp domain-containing protein translates to MKKKVINLFNEPNIIQNKGVKYSKLLERFIEPFVDNFSEVEYYEDMLEFALSAWNFSNLELLLPKDGFKEFIDGIDNSIMDLNLLKKMMAYKKSHFKEYTNFIVDFDIRETEGDPILSVITQSEEDFLKKMFENMENDDESGDFEDNYIDRSAIIVKPLQPFIDWCSDLYPDDIEEIKEPRVYLISEDIFDIESWVKKKFKKIFEFELESWHVNKKEWPQRRNYKMFKEWFEVDISLSVYDLEKKPVIK, encoded by the coding sequence ATGAAAAAAAAGGTAATTAATTTATTTAACGAACCCAATATTATACAAAATAAAGGAGTAAAGTACTCAAAATTACTAGAGCGATTTATAGAACCTTTTGTAGATAATTTTTCGGAAGTTGAATATTATGAAGATATGCTTGAGTTTGCTTTGAGCGCTTGGAACTTTAGCAACTTGGAATTACTCTTACCTAAAGATGGTTTTAAGGAGTTTATAGATGGTATTGATAATTCTATTATGGATTTAAATCTATTAAAAAAAATGATGGCCTATAAAAAAAGTCATTTTAAAGAATACACTAATTTTATTGTAGATTTTGACATTAGAGAAACAGAAGGTGACCCCATTTTATCGGTTATAACACAAAGTGAAGAAGATTTTTTGAAAAAGATGTTCGAGAACATGGAAAATGATGATGAGTCTGGCGATTTTGAAGACAATTATATCGACCGTAGTGCTATAATCGTTAAACCTTTACAGCCATTTATAGATTGGTGTTCTGATTTGTATCCTGATGATATAGAAGAAATAAAAGAACCTAGAGTCTACTTAATTAGTGAAGATATTTTTGATATAGAAAGCTGGGTTAAAAAGAAATTTAAAAAAATATTTGAGTTTGAATTAGAGTCTTGGCATGTGAATAAAAAAGAATGGCCTCAGAGACGGAATTATAAAATGTTTAAAGAATGGTTTGAAGTTGACATCTCATTATCGGTTTACGATTTAGAAAAGAAACCCGTTATTAAATAA
- a CDS encoding OmpA family protein: MKQLKLAVMALFAFAAVNVSAQDSDNPWAVSFGINTVDVRIPTEFADYAKDYIGTGEWGSNTLPSISRITVEKYLNSGFTLQFAGSLNKVKTYAAIDDIDQLYWAIDANVKYDLNGLFGDTGWWDPFVYLGGGYTDFGRMIDGDFVEGGEGTLNAGAGFNVWFNDNLGLSFQTGGKKEFADKIRDHFQHSLGLVFKFGGKDTDGDGVYDRDDACPEVAGLKEFNGCPDTDGDGIKDSDDACPEVAGLAALNGCPDADGDGIADKDDACPTEKGTQANNGCPDADGDGVVDGKDKCPNTAGPAANNGCPWPDTDGDGVLDKDDKCPNEAGVASNNGCPEVVIKEEAIKRLNEFARAIYFNTGKATFRTGTTGKLDLIAEVMKEYPKANFSIQGHTDSSGSNSLNQRLSERRAKAVLDYLVVKSGIDSSRLVSAGFGEDYPIADNSTREGRAQNRRVEIKLVD; encoded by the coding sequence ATGAAACAATTAAAATTAGCTGTGATGGCTTTATTTGCGTTTGCTGCTGTAAACGTTAGCGCACAGGATTCAGACAACCCATGGGCGGTTAGTTTTGGAATCAACACGGTAGATGTTAGAATCCCTACAGAATTTGCAGATTATGCTAAGGATTATATCGGTACTGGAGAGTGGGGTAGTAATACATTACCTTCAATTTCAAGAATTACTGTTGAAAAGTATTTGAATAGCGGTTTTACCTTACAATTTGCAGGATCGTTAAATAAAGTTAAAACGTATGCTGCAATAGATGATATTGATCAACTTTACTGGGCTATCGATGCTAACGTGAAGTACGACTTAAACGGTCTGTTCGGAGATACAGGTTGGTGGGATCCTTTCGTATATTTAGGAGGTGGTTACACTGATTTTGGTAGAATGATAGACGGTGATTTTGTTGAAGGAGGAGAAGGAACTTTAAACGCAGGTGCTGGATTCAACGTTTGGTTTAATGACAACTTAGGGTTATCGTTCCAAACTGGAGGAAAGAAAGAATTTGCTGATAAAATTAGAGATCACTTCCAACACTCACTTGGTTTAGTATTCAAGTTCGGAGGAAAAGATACTGACGGTGACGGAGTATACGATAGAGATGATGCTTGTCCAGAAGTTGCAGGATTAAAAGAATTCAACGGATGTCCTGATACTGACGGTGACGGAATCAAAGATTCTGATGATGCTTGTCCAGAAGTTGCTGGTTTAGCTGCTTTAAACGGATGTCCTGATGCAGATGGTGATGGTATCGCTGATAAAGATGATGCTTGTCCAACTGAAAAAGGAACTCAAGCAAACAACGGTTGTCCAGATGCTGATGGAGATGGTGTTGTAGACGGAAAAGATAAGTGTCCTAACACTGCTGGTCCAGCTGCTAACAACGGATGTCCTTGGCCAGATACTGACGGTGACGGAGTATTAGACAAAGACGATAAGTGTCCTAATGAAGCTGGCGTTGCATCTAACAACGGATGTCCTGAAGTAGTAATCAAAGAAGAAGCTATCAAGAGATTGAACGAGTTCGCAAGAGCTATCTACTTCAACACTGGTAAAGCTACTTTTAGAACTGGTACTACTGGAAAATTAGACTTAATCGCTGAGGTGATGAAAGAATATCCTAAAGCTAACTTTAGTATTCAAGGTCACACAGATAGTTCAGGATCTAACTCATTAAACCAAAGATTATCTGAAAGAAGAGCTAAGGCTGTATTAGACTACTTAGTAGTTAAATCAGGAATTGATTCTTCAAGATTAGTATCTGCTGGATTTGGTGAAGATTACCCAATCGCTGATAACAGCACAAGAGAGGGTAGAGCTCAAAACAGACGTGTTGAAATTAAATTAGTAGACTAG
- a CDS encoding UvrD-helicase domain-containing protein has product MQQRTTFQVYNASAGSGKTFTLVKEYLKVLLLSENIFRFQKVLAITFTNKAAGEMKERVLHNLQVFSEGETNDLIEILLQETSLDRTVIKERSKKILDEILRNYAAFSITTIDSFTHKIIKSFAYDLGLPLNFEVEMDAVSLLNEAVDVLISKIGSNEALTKLLIDFSLDKADYDKSWDISRELNEFAKILLNEEDTKHFKKLAEKQLADFTNLKAKLSKHQAQIKKRWKEIGAEGLQAIENVQLNSKDFYRSMLPNHFVALAKNPEAAKFFDQSKLKDRIEEGTFYSKSTAENTKSAIEGILPELLQLYAESERLYQQFTLNKLALKSIIPLAVLNNINQELTHLKEENNLRLNAEFNQLISENIKDQPAPFIYERIGQRFMHYFIDEMQDTSTLQWQNLIPLIDNALAQENSNLLLVGDGKQAIYRWRGGKSEQFIGLGSLSDNPFQIQKEIKILETNFRSYAAVIDFNNQFFQHTANFLQNESYQQLFIEGNKQLKTTKEGGFVSLHFLEKEEDKEEELIKYPKKVLELVRNLETQFLLNEICILVRKKKDGIAVANYLSENGVAIISSETLLLENSSKVKFIIDILQVIQHPNDKETCLEVLYFLHEHLKVVEDTHSFIAELIYNTNEIIFQQLKNYGTSFELSTFYQLPFYEKVEEIIRGFQLISASDAYVQFFLDVVLEQQRKGTSIQEFLDFWSEKKDKLSIVAPEGGNAVQVMTIHKSKGLEFPVVIFPYDLDVYRQVNPKVWLNELPDSFNGFTELLVPFTRELNYVNDSGSEIYQQQREELELDNFNLLYVALTRAVEQLYIVTEKKMSSKGEENTNFYSGVFINYLKKTGKWSNDVLEFSFGNKRRVSIPKEPISEIQIQEKFIATPWKEHNIYMLASASKLWDTEQGKAIEFGNLIHEMMAKVVTEDDIEKVVFEYEQQGVLPQKESSEVIKDMQRIVNHPKLQEYFSKEVIVFNEREIVDVDNQIVIPDRLVFNAVREATIIDYKTGKQSNVHHQQLLRYERVLKSMNIKVVKKILVYIDEEILVEEV; this is encoded by the coding sequence GTGCAACAACGAACTACCTTTCAAGTATATAACGCTTCTGCGGGTAGTGGTAAAACCTTTACCTTGGTAAAAGAATACCTAAAAGTTTTACTACTATCTGAAAATATTTTTCGCTTTCAAAAAGTATTGGCAATTACCTTTACCAACAAAGCTGCAGGCGAAATGAAAGAGCGTGTGCTGCATAATTTGCAAGTTTTTTCAGAAGGAGAAACCAATGATTTAATTGAAATTCTTTTGCAAGAAACATCGCTAGACAGAACGGTTATAAAAGAACGAAGTAAAAAAATACTCGATGAAATCCTTCGAAATTATGCTGCGTTTTCAATTACCACCATCGATAGCTTTACCCATAAAATCATTAAAAGTTTTGCATATGATTTAGGCTTACCACTCAATTTTGAAGTAGAAATGGATGCTGTTTCATTATTGAATGAAGCGGTAGATGTACTGATTTCTAAAATAGGAAGCAATGAGGCGTTAACCAAATTATTGATTGATTTTTCACTTGACAAAGCAGACTATGATAAGTCGTGGGATATTTCTCGTGAACTTAATGAGTTCGCTAAGATTTTGTTGAATGAAGAGGATACAAAACATTTTAAAAAATTAGCTGAAAAACAATTAGCTGATTTCACGAATTTAAAAGCCAAGTTATCAAAACATCAAGCGCAAATAAAAAAGCGTTGGAAAGAAATAGGAGCAGAAGGGTTACAAGCAATCGAAAACGTACAATTAAACTCCAAAGATTTTTATCGTTCGATGTTGCCCAATCATTTTGTAGCATTGGCTAAAAATCCAGAAGCAGCAAAATTTTTTGACCAAAGCAAACTGAAAGATCGAATTGAAGAAGGCACATTTTATTCCAAATCCACAGCAGAAAATACCAAATCTGCCATTGAAGGGATTTTACCCGAGTTACTTCAGTTGTATGCGGAGTCTGAACGCTTATATCAGCAATTTACGCTGAATAAACTAGCACTGAAAAGTATTATTCCATTAGCAGTTTTAAACAATATCAATCAAGAATTAACACACTTAAAAGAAGAAAATAATTTACGATTAAATGCGGAGTTCAACCAACTAATTTCTGAGAATATTAAAGACCAGCCCGCTCCATTTATTTATGAACGAATCGGGCAACGTTTTATGCATTACTTTATTGATGAAATGCAAGATACATCGACCTTGCAATGGCAAAATTTAATTCCGTTAATAGACAATGCGCTAGCACAGGAAAACAGTAATTTGCTACTTGTAGGCGATGGGAAACAAGCTATTTATCGTTGGCGTGGCGGAAAATCAGAACAGTTTATCGGGTTAGGGTCGCTATCAGACAATCCTTTTCAAATTCAGAAGGAAATAAAAATTTTAGAAACCAATTTTAGAAGTTATGCAGCGGTCATAGATTTTAACAATCAGTTTTTTCAGCATACCGCCAATTTCTTACAAAACGAATCGTATCAGCAATTATTCATTGAAGGAAATAAACAATTAAAAACTACAAAAGAAGGAGGTTTCGTATCGCTTCACTTTTTAGAAAAGGAAGAAGACAAAGAAGAAGAGCTGATAAAATACCCGAAAAAGGTTTTAGAGCTTGTTAGAAATCTAGAAACTCAGTTTTTATTGAATGAAATTTGTATTCTAGTTCGTAAGAAGAAAGACGGAATTGCAGTAGCAAATTATTTGTCAGAAAATGGAGTAGCCATTATTTCTTCAGAAACCCTGTTGTTAGAAAATAGTTCAAAAGTCAAGTTTATAATCGATATTCTGCAAGTCATCCAACATCCGAACGATAAAGAAACCTGCTTAGAAGTCCTTTATTTTTTGCACGAGCATTTAAAGGTAGTTGAAGATACTCATTCTTTTATTGCTGAATTGATATACAACACTAACGAAATCATTTTTCAACAGTTAAAAAACTACGGAACTTCTTTTGAACTGTCAACGTTTTATCAGTTGCCTTTTTATGAAAAAGTCGAGGAAATTATTCGAGGCTTTCAGTTAATCAGTGCTTCCGATGCCTATGTGCAATTCTTTTTAGATGTAGTATTAGAGCAACAACGAAAAGGCACCAGTATTCAAGAGTTTTTGGATTTCTGGTCAGAAAAAAAAGACAAACTAAGTATTGTAGCTCCCGAAGGCGGAAATGCAGTGCAGGTAATGACCATTCACAAATCGAAAGGATTGGAATTTCCTGTGGTAATTTTTCCGTACGATTTAGATGTATATCGGCAAGTAAATCCGAAAGTTTGGCTAAACGAATTGCCTGATAGTTTTAATGGATTTACAGAATTGTTAGTTCCTTTTACAAGAGAGCTGAATTATGTAAATGACAGCGGTTCGGAAATCTATCAACAACAAAGAGAAGAGTTAGAGTTAGATAATTTTAACCTGTTATATGTTGCCCTTACAAGGGCAGTTGAACAGTTATATATTGTTACAGAAAAGAAGATGTCTTCTAAAGGAGAAGAGAACACGAACTTCTACTCAGGAGTATTTATCAATTATCTAAAAAAAACAGGTAAATGGAGCAATGATGTTTTAGAATTTTCCTTCGGAAATAAACGACGAGTAAGCATTCCCAAAGAACCGATATCAGAAATTCAAATTCAAGAAAAATTCATAGCCACACCTTGGAAAGAACACAATATTTATATGTTAGCAAGTGCCTCAAAGTTATGGGATACCGAGCAAGGAAAAGCGATTGAGTTTGGTAATTTAATTCATGAAATGATGGCGAAGGTGGTTACAGAAGACGATATAGAAAAAGTAGTGTTTGAGTATGAGCAACAAGGAGTATTACCGCAAAAAGAATCATCCGAAGTTATTAAAGACATGCAACGAATTGTAAATCATCCAAAATTACAAGAATACTTTTCAAAAGAAGTAATAGTTTTTAATGAAAGAGAAATTGTAGATGTAGACAATCAAATTGTAATTCCAGACAGGTTGGTTTTTAATGCAGTACGTGAGGCTACTATAATAGATTACAAGACAGGAAAACAATCGAACGTGCACCATCAGCAACTGTTAAGGTATGAACGCGTATTAAAGTCGATGAATATTAAAGTAGTAAAAAAAATACTCGTATATATTGATGAAGAAATTTTGGTTGAAGAAGTTTAA